One genomic region from Rosa rugosa chromosome 1, drRosRugo1.1, whole genome shotgun sequence encodes:
- the LOC133724923 gene encoding probable alpha,alpha-trehalose-phosphate synthase [UDP-forming] 7 — MSKSYINLLDLASGNFPTMEGRRKRMPRVNTAPGNLSDLEDDQARSVSSDQPSSISSDRVIIVANQLPLKAKRRGDNTGWNFSWNEDSLLLQLKDGLPDDMEVLYVGSLRVHVDPIDQEDVSHVLLDEFKCVPTFLPPDILTKFYDGFCKKHLWPLFHYMMPFSAEQGGRFDRSLWEAYISANKLFFQKVVELINPDEDYIWIHDYHLMVLPTFLRRRFSRVRMGFFLHSPFPSSEIYRTLPVREEILKALLNSDIIGFHTFDYARHFLTCCSRMLGLIYQSRRGYLGLEYYGRTIRIKIMPVGVHMGWIESVMQIADEDCTMRELAQKFRGKTMFLGVDDMDIFKGINLKLLAMEQMLKQHPNWQGKAVLVQIVNPARGKVIDLEEIREEIQENCRKINEEFGKPGYEPIIIIDRPVSISERVSYYNIAECVVVTAVRDGMNLTPYEYVVCRQGISGSKSCSNFDGPKESMLVVSEFIGCSPSLSGAIRVNPWNVEATAEAMNVAISMEDSEKQLRHEKHYRYISTHDVAYWSRSFLQDMQRTCADHFKRRCWGIGFGFGFRVVALDPNFKKLSIDAIVTAYKGANTRTIMLDYDGTVMPQHSIDKSPSQKVISIMNTLCADQKNTVFIVTGRGRESLSKWFSPCQRLGIAAEHGYFLRWSQNEEWEICQQSFGFGWMKIAEPVMKLYTEATDGSSIEIKESAMVWQYRDADPGFGSSQAKEMLDHLESVLANEPVAVKKGQFIVDVKPQGVSKGLVAEKIFTSMAENGKHADFVLCIGDDRSDEDMFEIFGHAKLKDILSPNPAVFACTVGQKPSKATYYLDDTTEVITMLESLAEAFDTLPPTDIGYESDP, encoded by the exons atgtcAAAGTCGTACATAAATCTTTTAGATTTGGCATCAGGGAACTTCCCTACAATGGAGGGGAGAAGGAAAAGGATGCCAAGGGTGAACACAGCTCCGGGAAATTTGTCAGATCTTGAGGATGATCAAGCACGCAGTGTGTCATCTGATCAACCATCCTCGATATCTTCAGATCGGGTGATTATTGTTGCAAACCAGCTTCCTTTGAAAGCAAAGCGAAGAGGGGATAATACCGGGTGGAATTTCAGTTGGAATGAGGATTCTTTGCTTTTGCAACTTAAGGATGGTCTGCCAGATGACATGGAGGTTCTTTATGTAGGGTCATTGAGGGTTCATGTTGATCCTATTGACCAGGAGGATGTATCACATGTCTTACTTGATGAATTCAAGTGTGTTCCAACTTTTCTCCCGCCTGATATTCTGACTAAATTCTATGATGGTTTCTGCAAGAAACATTTGTGGCCATTGTTTCATTACATGATGCCCTTTTCAGCTGAGCAAGGAGGTCGATTTGATCGGTCTTTGTGGGAAGCATATATTTCAGCTAATAAGTTGTTTTTTCAAAAAGTGGTTGAGCTTATAAACCCAGATGAAGATTATATCTGGATTCATGATTACCATTTGATGGTGCTGCCAACCTTCTTGAGGAGGCGTTTTAGTCGGGTTAGGATGGGATTTTTCCTTCACAGCCCATTTCCTTCATCTGAGATCTATAGAACTCTTCCTGTAAGAGAAGAAATACTTAAAGCTTTACTCAATTCAGATATTATTGGTTTCCACACCTTTGACTATGCTCGTCATTTCCTTACTTGTTGTAGCCGGATGTTGGGCTTGATATATCAGTCAAGGAGAGGCTACTTAGGATTGGAATATTATGGAAGGACTATTAGGATCAAGATTATGCCAGTTGGAGTTCATATGGGTTGGATAGAGTCGGTGATGCAAATTGCAGATGAAGATTGTACTATGAGAGAGCTTGCACAAAAATTCAGAGGGAAAACAATGTTTCTTGGTGTAGATGATATGGACATTTTCAAAGGTATTAATTTGAAACTTTTAGCAATGGAGCAGATGCTCAAGCAACATCCTAACTGGCAGGGAAAGGCTGTGCTAGTCCAGATTGTAAACCCTGCTAGAGGTAAAGTGATAGATTTAGAGGAAATACGAGAAGAAATACAAGAAAACTGCCGGAAGATAAATGAAGAATTTGGGAAACCGGGCTATGAACCTATAATCATTATTGACAGGCCAGTTTCTATTAGTGAGAGAGTTTCCTATTACAACATTGCTGAGTGTGTTGTTGTGACAGCCGTTAGAGATGGGATGAACCTTACTCCCTACGAATATGTTGTCTGTAGACAAGGAATATCTGGTTCCAAATCATGCTCAAACTTTGATGGCCCAAAGGAGAGCATGTTAGTGGTGTCAGAGTTTATTGGATGCTCTCCATCTCTTAGTGGGGCAATCCGTGTTAACCCATGGAATGTTGAAGCAACTGCAGAGGCAATGAATGTTGCTATATCAATGGAAGATTCAGAGAAACAATTACGGCACGAGAAGCATTACCGGTATATTAGTACGCACGATGTGGCTTATTGGTCCCGCAGTTTCTTGCAAGACATGCAGAGAACTTGTGCAGACCATTTTAAGAGAAGATGTTGGGGAATTGGTTTTGGCTTTGGATTCAGAGTTGTGGCACTTGATCCTAATTTCAAAAAGCTTTCAATTGATGCTATTGTAACGGCTTACAAAGGAGCAAACACTAGAACCATTATGTTGGATTATGACGGTACTGTAATGCCCCAGCACTCAATTGACAAGTCCCCTAGTCAGAAGGTAATCTCAATTATGAACACGCTCTGTGCCGACCAAAAAAATACAGTTTTCATCGTCACTGgtagagggagagagagcttAAGCAAGTGGTTTTCTCCATGCCAGAGGCTTGGAATTGCAGCAGAACATGGATACTTCTTGAG ATGGTCACAAAATGAGGAATGGGAAATCTGTCAGCAGAGTTTTGGGTTTGGCTGGATGAAAATTGCTGAACCAGTAATGAAATTGTATACTGAGGCTACTGATGGTTCTTCTATAGAAATTAAGGAAAGTGCTATGGTTTGGCAATATCGAGATGCAGACCCAGGGTTCGGGTCCTCCCAGGCAAAGGAGATGTTGGATCATCTAGAAAGTGTCTTGGCAAATGAACCTGTTGCTGTCAAGAAGGGTCAGTTTATTGTAGACGTCAAGCCTCAG GGAGTCAGTAAAGGGCTTGTTGCAGAGAAGATTTTCACATCAATGGCTGAGAATGGAAAACATGCAGACTTTGTTCTTTGTATTGGTGATGACAGATCCGATGAGGACATGTTTGAGATATTTGGCCATGCGAAGTTGAAAGACATTCTTTCCCCCAATCCTGCAGTTTTTGCTTGCACAGTTGGACAAAAGCCAAGCAAGGCTACATATTACTTGGACGACACAACTGAAGTGATCACCATGCTTGAATCTCTTGCTGAAGCCTTTGATACTTTGCCACCCACTGACATAGGATATGAGAGCGATCCGTGA